The DNA sequence GAAAAGAACCACATTAGGTTACTCGGGGCAAACTGAAATTAAAGTATGGTGTTCCTATAAGTTACTTTTATGGAAAAATGGGTTCTTACAAAAAACAGAGAAGCATCTGACGAACAGGAATAGAGAATGAGTGACCGGGTGGGCATTTTCTCTTGGCCATCTTTCCATGTAGCACATCCTCCCAACCACAGCACGAATCCAACCCTCAATAATACGCACACCTATGTGCTCTGCGTTCGTTATTCGTGGAAGAAATTAAGTTTAAAACGATTCTAACAACACACGCAGTCCAAACTCAGTTTCTGTAAAGTATTAAGtacccccacccacacccacggTGTTTTTCAACTTGATACCGCACGGCCTCAAATATTCAACACTATATTTAGTCGGAAGCGTAGATGTTTATATATAGTCGGCTGACACGCTGGCTCTGGCCAACCAGTCATGCAGGGAGAAGGGAAATCTGCAGCCTAGCAAAGCAAACTCAGCTTCTTGTTTTCACcaagcagatttaaaaaaaaaaaaacaaaacaacaacactCAAAAACTTCAAATGTGAAAACATCTTTCTTCACGGTTCTATTTATTCGTGTTCAACTTTAAAGCACTTTCTTCATAAGATGAGGCGCCTGAGTCCACATTCCAAACGCCTGCATTGGAAAGGAAGTTAAATCTCTTGCATTTTTCTTCAAGGACTCTTTTCGAGAAGCCCAAATTCAGAGAACTATAGCTCCGTAAAGCAGTGTTTATGCTCTAAAAGAATGCGAGCAGGAGATATACAGCATGGAACTTCTCCGATCTTCCTTTTCATGAAAAAGGGGGCGGGGAGGGCTGCAGGAACCTGGGGACACGATCTGGCTGCGGCTCCACGTGGTGACCCGGTCCCAGGTGAGTGACACTGGAGAGGGTAAGCGCGATGGGGACCCGGCCGCAGCGCCTGGGCTTCCGGCACACCCCCGAGACCCCAGGCTCCTCCTCAGACCCCGCACTGGAAGCCCCGCAACAGGTCTTGGGTGGCCCGAGGCACCTGCTCCAACCGGCCCGCGCGCCCGAAGAAACCCTGGAGCCCTCCCCGACCTGGAAAAGGGACACTTTCTTTGGCGGTTGTCCCACGGCCGTCTGCACTCCGCGCTGGCCTGAGGAACGGCCCCCTGCCCGGGCACCGGACGCCGGCCCCCAGGGGCTCAGGACGCCCTGGCCGGCCCGCCCCGCGCTCCCCGCCAGGCGCAGGGCTGCGGACGCCTCCTCGGGGCTCCGCGCTCCGGCCACGCCCGCCCGGCCCCGGCCGCCGCCCCGGGAAGGCCCCGAGCGGGAGCAGGTGGGGCGGCCGGGCCCCAGGAAGCCGTCCCCAGGAAGCCGACGCCGCGTACCTCCCCGGGGACCGAGAGCCGCCGGGGCCGCCGCGCCCGTCGCCGCCGCCGCTCGCTCATGGAGAGCcggggccgccgccgccgccgcatgGACTAGCACCGCCGGCTGGCTCGGCCTGCCCCGGCACGAGCGCTGGGCTCCGGCAGGGCCGCCATCGCACCCGTCGCGGGGGGAGCCTCGGCAGCTCCAGCGCCCAGGCCCGCCTCGGCCGGACCCGCGCAGCCAGGACCGCAGGACGCCCAGCTTCTTGTTACGGAGGAGGATTCGGCCTGACCTCCGCCCCCCGCCCGGGTCGCCTGACGGCGCTGCTGCGCACGCGCGAAGACGCCCCGGCCAAGCGTGCGCGGGTCGGGTGTGTACACAGACTCCGGGCTTGCCCAATGGGAAGCGGGAGCAGGTGTGGGGGCGGGGCCTCGGGGCGGGGCTGGTGTGCGTTGGGTGGGTGGGGCCGGGTTCCTGCGGAGGCGGGGCTTTGTTGGCAAACCTGCCTGGGTTTTCTGAGGTTTGTACTATTTTAGGGCTTTACTtgttttttagtttctgtttccaGATCTTGTCTGCTGAAATTTCTAACCAAGAGGAAGAGAGCTTTGTTTCCGCAGTAAATTATTTATTCTAAAACTTgtaatttaagtatatatttagaaaaaagaagaaccaTTTTTATTGTTCAGGGTAACGATTGGCCAATGTACTGTAATTTCCAATGAAAAataataccattttaaaaatcagatggtTTTCGTTACATGGTAGTGATGAAGAAGTGGGATTTTGGAGATGACAAAGTCCCACACAACAAGTGGCAGACCTGGAAATCGAAACCAAGTGTGCTTAGTGCTAGAATGTGTGCCTGCCACCACCGTTCCCTTAGAAACCTGGTTCTCGCGTCCTCCGGTGGAGCGTCGAAGCCTCGCAGGGCTCTGCTGGCGGCTAGCCCAGACCATCCTGCCACTCCAGCTCTACTCACCATTGAAAATGGAGATGCTGTGAGATCTTCCCCATCCATACAGACAATGGATATTGCGTGCCTGGAGAGTGGGGCCGAAGCTCCAGAATTCAGGGCGGCCCTTGAGGAGAGCTCAAAGCGAGCCCAGCAGGTCAGGGTGGCCCTCAGTCAGAGGCTGAACCCCTGGGGGAGGCTGAACGCCTTCTTGACCTGTGGGCAGCCAGGGCCACGGTGGAGACCTGACTCAGACCTTTCTCAAGGACTCTAgtgctggggggctgggggctgggacaGACACTTAACTTACCGCTGGTGGGATGGGAAGAAATGGACTTCTCAGAGCATATCCGAAGAAAGATGGTTgtgttcaaaaaagaaaataactctgGCAAAGCCCAttctttttagtttcctgggtttttttttcgcCACTTCAATGGTggcagtttacagatgaggagacacGAAGCCCTGAAGATTAAATAAGCTGCTCTGTGTCAGTGTTGGGATTCACTTGCAAAATGTCTACTCTCAAAATTAAACCTATCCTGCTGGTAGAGCAGCCCTTTGAAAATGTCTATGAATGTGGAGTATATGTTTAACAGACACCCTCTCATAAGACACAGAGTTAATTTTAAACTGATTGGGTCATTCTCTTCCCCCTCAACAGACCCAACAGTGGTGGTTGACACCATTTCTAGAGAATAGCAGTGAGACGGCTGGTTAAACTCTGTTGAGCCAGAGGAAGCATGGATTCTTCTTGTATACTTGCATAAATCTCACTGGAGAATTTCCATTCTGCTCTTCTCAAAATCTGTAAGCTGAgttgctgtttatttattttgaatagcattattgaggtataattgacatacaataaacaGCATATTCAAAGTGTACTACATGAATTTTGACCATATATGTAACTGCAaaaccatcactacaatcaagGTAACATATTTATTGTCCCTCAAAATTCCCTTGTCCCCCTTTATAAGTCATCCCTTCCTGTTTCCCATACCCAAGCACTTGCTGTTTTACTTTCTGTCAGTTTAGATTCATTTGGattttctaaagttttatataaacagaatcagaCAGTATGCACTCTTTTTatgcctgtttttttcttttcagtataaTTACTTTGTGATTCATCCATGTCTTTCTGTATATCaatagttaatttctttttattgctcagtTTATTCCATAGGATAGATGTACTGCAGTTTACTCACCTGCTGTGATGGGCCTTTGGGTTGTGTGCCGCTTTGGGCTATCATGTATAaagttgctgtgaacatttgtgaaCATTTGcctcttgttttaatttgctaatgctgctggaatgcaatatactagaaatgggttggcttttataaagaagatttattaagttacaagtttacagttctaaggccatagaaatgtccaaattaagtcatccagaaaaagataccttgactcaagaaaggctgatggcatctggaacacctctgtcagctgggaaggcatatggctggtgtcttctgtttcccattttctttctgcatctccagaggtctctgttGGCGCTGACTCTTTCTTTCCCTGCAAGCTCTTTTGAAGactccagtacactaatcaagacccaccatgggtgggcagagtcacatctcatctaatcaaaaggtctcacccacaattgggtgtgtcacatctccatgggagcaatcaaaTCAGAAGttcgcacccacaattgggtgtgtcacattgcCTTGGAAACAACCTGGTAAAATATTCCACCCTAttatattgaatcaggattagaggatcatggcttttctggggtacatagtaatatcaaaccagcacacctctctATGCACATATATTTcctcttgggtaaatatctagttGTGGAATGGCTGGATCTCATTGtagatatatatttaactttttaaaaagctgctaaATTGTTTTCCAGGTTGGTTGTACCGTTTCACCTTTCCAACAGGACTGTACAAGAGttccagttcctccacatcctcaccaacacttggtatggCTACTCTTTTGAATGCTTGCCCTTCTAATAGGTGTGTGGTGGTATCT is a window from the Tamandua tetradactyla isolate mTamTet1 chromosome 14, mTamTet1.pri, whole genome shotgun sequence genome containing:
- the LOC143655597 gene encoding uncharacterized protein LOC143655597 isoform X3, translated to MVVMKKWDFGDDKVPHNKWQTWKSKPSVLSARMCACHHRSLRNLVLASSGGASKPRRALLAASPDHPATPALLTIENGDAVRSSPSIQTMDIACLESGAEAPEFRAALEESSKRAQQVGCTVSPFQQDCTRVPVPPHPHQHLIQ
- the LOC143655597 gene encoding uncharacterized protein LOC143655597 isoform X2, with amino-acid sequence MVVMKKWDFGDDKVPHNKWQTWKSKPSVLSARMCACHHRSLRNLVLASSGGASKPRRALLAASPDHPATPALLTIENGDAVRSSPSIQTMDIACLESGAEAPEFRAALEESSKRAQQVGCTVSPFQQDCTRVPVPPHPHQHLAKQEI
- the LOC143655597 gene encoding uncharacterized protein LOC143655597 isoform X1, producing MVVMKKWDFGDDKVPHNKWQTWKSKPSVLSARMCACHHRSLRNLVLASSGGASKPRRALLAASPDHPATPALLTIENGDAVRSSPSIQTMDIACLESGAEAPEFRAALEESSKRAQQVGCTVSPFQQDCTRVPVPPHPHQHLVPGIESRSPAWQSLFTPRIYWGVSF